Proteins co-encoded in one Glandiceps talaboti chromosome 22, keGlaTala1.1, whole genome shotgun sequence genomic window:
- the LOC144452433 gene encoding interleukin-25-like: MLSPCKPIHFLNPTDGVPLFFQITVSLCALFVIGCHCNPVKRASCLEPDQDDLKAILKEYNANALQYATTAGTSSSPSSTNCPISYGSDAPSNVRSTCPFYQTEKTNLNRYPTTLVEAECYNCPNCVTDLIRRDDYHPNWTCDKLTTKVWVLEKSDNCNSKGYYEYSPVEINVSLACVCLRDRI, from the coding sequence ATGCTTAGTCCATGTAAACCTATTCATTTTTTGAATCCAACTGACGGAGTTCCTTTATTTTTCCAGATAACTGTTTCCTTATGTGCATTGTTTGTAATTGGGTGCCACTGCAACCCAGTAAAGCGAGCAAGTTGCCTAGAACCGGACCAAGACGACCTCAAAGCCATTCTGAAAGAATACAATGCCAACGCTCTCCAGTATGCAACGACGGCTGGTACCAGTAGCTCGCCTTCGTCTACCAACTGTCCGATATCGTATGGAAGCGATGCTCCATCGAACGTGAGATCAACTTGTCCGTTTTACCAAACTGAAAAGACGAACTTAAACCGCTACCCAACCACCTTAGTCGAAGCCGAGTGTTACAACTGTCCTAACTGCGTCACAGACTTAATTCGCCGTGACGATTATCACCCCAACTGGACATGTGACAAACTAACAACCAAGGTGTGGGTTTTGGAGAAAAGTGACAATTGTAATTCTAAGGGTTATTATGAATATTCTCCAGTTGAAATCAACGTGTCACTGGCATGTGTATGTCTCAGGGATAGAATATAG